One window of Gloeothece citriformis PCC 7424 genomic DNA carries:
- a CDS encoding RNA-guided endonuclease InsQ/TnpB family protein encodes MYKAYKFRMYLNIEQQIALAKSFGCARWYWNYSLNLCQETYNKTGKGLSRGYIQGLLPGLKKEYPWLTDAYSQCLQVVALNLSTAYKNFFDKRAKLPRFKSKHGRQSISYPANVKFEGDYIKLPKIGLVYCRRHRDMMGTIKTVTISKNPDGKYFACVLVDDGKDTPTPSTEGNAIGIDLGLTHFCITSNGSKSDNPRHIAKHSKNLKKKQQGLSRKKKGSIRRGKARKLVAKVHSKIARCREDFLHKLSRKIVNENQVIAVENLNVKGMVRNRNLAKAISDVGWGMFCTMLKYKAQREGKTYIEIDRFFPSSKTCNVCLNQVGSLPLDVRSWTCEHCQTNHDRDINAAINIKNEALRTLELGTRGSAVLGSPQVERLPCDTADGGDVRRIGGKLDYLLDAIPDEIGSRNHNL; translated from the coding sequence ATGTACAAAGCGTATAAATTTAGGATGTATCTAAATATCGAGCAACAAATAGCCTTAGCTAAAAGCTTTGGCTGTGCAAGATGGTATTGGAATTATAGCCTAAATTTATGCCAAGAAACCTACAATAAGACGGGAAAAGGGTTGTCTAGAGGGTATATTCAAGGTCTATTGCCTGGACTTAAAAAAGAATATCCTTGGTTGACCGATGCTTATTCCCAGTGCTTACAGGTTGTCGCTTTGAACTTATCAACAGCTTACAAGAACTTTTTTGATAAACGGGCAAAGCTTCCCCGTTTCAAATCTAAACATGGTAGGCAATCTATTAGTTATCCGGCTAACGTTAAGTTTGAGGGAGATTACATAAAACTTCCTAAAATCGGCTTAGTTTATTGCCGTCGCCATAGAGATATGATGGGGACTATTAAAACTGTTACTATTTCAAAGAATCCAGACGGGAAATATTTTGCTTGTGTCTTAGTTGATGATGGTAAGGATACGCCTACACCTTCAACAGAAGGAAACGCTATAGGAATTGATTTAGGATTGACTCATTTTTGCATAACCTCTAATGGGTCAAAATCCGACAATCCCAGACACATTGCCAAGCATTCTAAAAACCTCAAGAAGAAACAGCAAGGTTTATCTCGTAAAAAGAAAGGGAGTATTAGAAGAGGTAAGGCCAGGAAGTTAGTAGCTAAAGTTCATAGCAAAATAGCCAGATGTCGTGAAGATTTTCTGCACAAGCTATCCCGTAAGATAGTCAACGAAAACCAAGTGATTGCTGTAGAAAATCTTAATGTTAAGGGCATGGTTAGAAATCGCAATTTAGCTAAAGCTATTAGCGATGTGGGTTGGGGAATGTTCTGTACAATGCTCAAATACAAGGCTCAAAGAGAGGGGAAAACCTACATAGAAATAGATAGGTTTTTTCCATCTTCTAAAACTTGTAATGTCTGCCTAAATCAAGTTGGAAGCTTACCTCTTGATGTTAGGAGTTGGACTTGTGAGCATTGCCAAACCAACCATGACCGCGACATCAACGCAGCGATAAACATCAAAAATGAAGCTTTACGGACATTGGAGTTAGGAACTAGAGGCAGCGCGGTCTTGGGGTCTCCCCAAGTAGAGCGACTGCCGTGCGACACAGCCGATGGAGGGGATGTAAGACGAATAGGGGGTAAACTTGATTACCTTTTAGACGCTATCCCTGATGAAATTGGAAGCCGCAACCATAATCTTTGA
- the apcB gene encoding allophycocyanin subunit beta yields MRDAVTSLIKNYDVTGRYLDRNAMDSLKAYYESGTARIAAAAIINANSPDIVRKAGIQLFEEIPELIRPGGNAYTTRRYSACLRDMDYYLRYASYALVAGDPDVLDERVLQGLRETYNSLGVPIGPTVRGIQIMKEMIKEMVTEAGINDPSFVDEPFDHMTRELSEISV; encoded by the coding sequence ATGCGAGATGCGGTTACTAGCCTAATTAAAAACTACGATGTAACAGGGCGTTATTTAGACCGGAATGCGATGGACTCCCTCAAAGCTTATTATGAGTCTGGGACGGCTCGCATCGCTGCTGCTGCTATCATTAATGCTAATTCCCCTGACATCGTTCGTAAAGCCGGCATTCAACTGTTTGAAGAAATCCCTGAGTTAATTCGTCCCGGTGGGAATGCTTATACCACTCGTCGTTATTCTGCTTGTTTGCGGGATATGGATTATTACCTCCGTTATGCTAGTTATGCTTTAGTAGCTGGTGATCCGGATGTGTTAGATGAACGGGTTCTTCAAGGACTGCGGGAAACCTACAATTCTTTAGGCGTTCCTATTGGGCCTACCGTTCGGGGAATTCAAATTATGAAAGAGATGATCAAAGAAATGGTGACAGAAGCGGGGATTAATGATCCCTCTTTTGTCGATGAACCTTTTGATCACATGACTAGAGAGTTAAGCGAAATTTCTGTATAA
- the glnA gene encoding type I glutamate--ammonia ligase — translation MPETPQEVLKLIQDNNIQMIDLKFIDMPGIWQHCSFYYDQIDESSFVDGVPFDGSSIRGWKAINESDMSMVPDPTTAWIDPFYAEPTLSMICSIKEPRTGEWYSRDPRSIAAKAVEFLQSTGIGDTAFFGPEAEFFVFDDVRFDQTEHKSYYYVDSVEGRWNSGREEEGGNLGYKPRYKEGYFPVPPTDTIQDMRTEMLLTMGKCGVPIEKHHHEVATGGQNELGIRFDTLIKSADNLMIYKYVIKNVAKKYGKTVTFMPKPLFNDNGSGMHTHQSIWKSGQPLFWGDGYANLSPMALHYIGGILRHAPALLALTNPTTNSYKRLVPGFEAPVNLAYSQGNRSASIRIPLSGTNPKAKRLEFRCPDATCNPYLAFAAMLCAGIDGIKNQIDPGDPLDVDIYDLSPEELSKVPSTPGSLEAALENLEKDHAFLTDTGVFTEDFIENWIEYKLDNEVNPMRLRPHPYEFALYYDV, via the coding sequence ATGCCTGAAACGCCACAAGAAGTCTTGAAGCTGATTCAAGACAACAATATTCAAATGATTGACCTCAAATTCATTGATATGCCAGGAATTTGGCAACATTGCTCCTTTTACTATGATCAAATCGATGAGAGTTCTTTCGTAGATGGAGTTCCCTTCGATGGTTCAAGTATTCGGGGTTGGAAAGCCATTAATGAATCGGATATGTCAATGGTTCCGGATCCGACCACTGCTTGGATTGATCCCTTCTATGCAGAACCCACTCTGAGCATGATCTGTAGTATCAAAGAACCCCGAACAGGGGAATGGTACAGCCGAGATCCTCGCTCAATTGCGGCTAAAGCGGTCGAATTTTTACAAAGCACGGGTATTGGTGATACAGCTTTCTTTGGCCCAGAGGCGGAATTTTTCGTATTTGATGATGTTCGTTTTGACCAAACGGAACACAAAAGCTATTACTACGTTGATAGTGTAGAAGGACGTTGGAATTCTGGACGAGAAGAAGAAGGCGGTAATTTAGGGTATAAACCTCGTTATAAAGAGGGTTATTTCCCCGTTCCTCCTACGGATACGATTCAAGATATGCGTACCGAAATGTTACTGACAATGGGTAAATGCGGTGTTCCCATTGAAAAACATCACCATGAAGTGGCAACCGGAGGACAAAACGAACTCGGTATCCGATTTGATACCCTGATTAAATCCGCAGACAACTTGATGATCTACAAGTATGTCATTAAGAATGTCGCTAAGAAATACGGCAAAACCGTTACCTTTATGCCCAAACCCCTCTTTAATGATAACGGGTCTGGGATGCACACCCACCAGTCTATCTGGAAGAGTGGACAACCCTTATTCTGGGGTGATGGTTATGCTAACCTGAGTCCTATGGCACTTCATTACATCGGCGGTATTCTTAGACACGCCCCCGCCTTGTTAGCGTTGACTAACCCAACCACGAACTCTTATAAGCGTTTAGTTCCTGGGTTTGAAGCGCCTGTAAACTTAGCCTATTCTCAGGGTAACCGATCGGCTTCGATTCGGATTCCTCTATCGGGAACGAATCCTAAAGCTAAACGGTTAGAATTCCGGTGTCCGGATGCCACTTGTAACCCTTACCTCGCGTTTGCGGCCATGTTGTGTGCGGGAATTGATGGAATTAAGAATCAAATCGATCCCGGTGATCCCTTAGATGTGGATATTTATGACCTTTCTCCCGAAGAATTGAGCAAAGTTCCTTCTACTCCAGGATCTTTAGAAGCGGCATTGGAGAATTTAGAGAAGGATCACGCTTTCCTCACCGATACAGGAGTCTTTACCGAAGACTTCATCGAAAACTGGATCGAATACAAACTCGACAACGAGGTGAACCCGATGCGGTTACGTCCTCATCCTTATGAGTTTGCCCTTTACTATGATGTTTAA
- a CDS encoding class I SAM-dependent methyltransferase, translating into MQSSLNIEQLIPESLTQTAYQAFQQGKALFGLAHKNMSNRLTRLFVPNWEKIGQPLSKEEFDQLQQGRIQLLETDWKDAQEGVYPTSLLFENPWNEFFLYYPAVLLDLPLSWQKIRDREYQNFSSQVEQDGYPNYYLQNFHYQTDGYLSDWSANLYDLQVELLFNGTADPMRRRILKPLKKGLNAFSDVLPKQIRVLDVACGTGRSLKMIRTVFPKVSLFGADLSPAYLRKANQLLSETPEELPQLVQANGEELPYQDNYFHALTSVFLFHELPPQARQNVIEECFRVTKPGGIFIICDSIQAIDSPQFQTSMDNFPKMFHEPYYKHYTTDNLVERLEKAGFENIDVENHFMSKYWVAHKPV; encoded by the coding sequence ATGCAATCTAGCCTTAATATCGAACAATTAATTCCTGAATCATTGACTCAAACCGCTTATCAAGCTTTTCAACAGGGAAAAGCCTTATTTGGATTAGCTCATAAAAATATGAGCAATCGCTTAACCCGTTTGTTTGTTCCAAACTGGGAAAAAATAGGTCAACCCCTATCTAAAGAAGAATTTGACCAATTACAGCAAGGTCGAATTCAACTATTAGAAACTGACTGGAAAGATGCACAAGAAGGAGTCTATCCCACTAGCTTACTCTTTGAGAATCCTTGGAATGAGTTTTTTCTCTACTATCCTGCGGTGTTGTTAGATTTGCCCCTCAGTTGGCAAAAAATACGAGATAGAGAATATCAAAACTTTTCCTCTCAAGTCGAACAAGACGGATATCCCAATTATTATTTACAAAATTTTCATTACCAAACTGATGGTTATTTGAGTGATTGGTCTGCCAATCTTTATGATTTACAGGTAGAACTATTGTTTAATGGGACTGCTGACCCGATGCGGAGACGCATTCTCAAACCGCTTAAAAAGGGTCTCAATGCTTTTAGCGATGTTTTACCGAAACAAATACGGGTTTTAGATGTCGCTTGTGGAACAGGCCGCAGTTTAAAAATGATTCGGACAGTTTTCCCCAAAGTATCTCTATTTGGGGCTGATTTATCCCCGGCTTATCTTCGTAAAGCGAATCAACTTTTATCTGAAACCCCCGAAGAATTGCCCCAATTGGTACAAGCTAATGGGGAAGAATTACCTTATCAAGATAATTATTTCCATGCTTTAACCAGTGTTTTCTTATTCCATGAATTACCCCCTCAAGCCCGTCAAAATGTAATTGAAGAGTGTTTCCGTGTGACTAAACCGGGGGGAATATTTATCATTTGTGATTCCATTCAAGCGATAGATTCCCCTCAATTTCAAACCTCAATGGACAACTTCCCCAAGATGTTCCATGAGCCTTATTATAAACACTATACTACTGATAATTTAGTCGAGCGTTTGGAAAAAGCAGGGTTTGAAAATATTGACGTTGAAAACCATTTTATGAGTAAGTATTGGGTTGCTCATAAACCGGTTTAA
- a CDS encoding DUF5615 family PIN-like protein, translating to MKFLADMGVSLRTVEWLRNIGYDIVHLREQGLQRLPDEEILIKARIEGRILLTMDLDFTNLLAWSGETLPSVILVRLGNENYSKINKQLQTVLTECIEDLQAGAIISVSDESFRVRHLPI from the coding sequence ATGAAATTTTTAGCTGACATGGGCGTTTCTCTCCGAACAGTAGAATGGCTTAGAAATATCGGCTATGACATTGTTCATTTAAGAGAGCAGGGATTACAAAGATTACCAGATGAAGAAATTTTAATTAAAGCTCGAATCGAAGGACGAATTTTGTTAACAATGGATTTAGATTTTACTAACTTGTTAGCTTGGAGTGGGGAAACATTACCTAGTGTAATTTTAGTTAGATTAGGTAATGAAAACTATTCCAAAATCAATAAGCAATTGCAAACAGTTTTAACAGAATGTATTGAGGATTTACAAGCAGGCGCTATTATTTCAGTCAGTGATGAAAGTTTTAGAGTTCGGCACTTACCAATCTAA
- a CDS encoding DUF433 domain-containing protein codes for MLKTLDRITFNPKIMAGKACIRGMRIPVSLIINLVANGKPTKEILEEYPDLEEEDIRQSLLYAAWLAEERVIALNLVHQSSPEKVK; via the coding sequence ATGTTAAAAACCTTAGATAGAATTACCTTTAATCCGAAAATAATGGCAGGTAAAGCTTGTATTAGAGGGATGCGAATACCCGTTTCTTTAATTATTAATTTAGTGGCTAATGGAAAACCCACGAAAGAAATTTTAGAAGAATATCCCGATTTAGAGGAAGAAGATATTCGTCAATCTTTACTCTATGCTGCTTGGTTAGCTGAAGAAAGAGTTATTGCTTTAAATCTTGTTCATCAATCATCACCTGAAAAAGTTAAATGA
- the gpmI gene encoding 2,3-bisphosphoglycerate-independent phosphoglycerate mutase — MADAPIAPVVLVILDGWGYRQTTDYNAIAVANTPVMDSLWEAYPKTLIRTSGKDVGLPEGQMGNSEVGHLNIGAGRIVPQELVRITDAIEDGSIFQSPVLINLCDEVKGRGGKLHLIGLSSAGGVHSHLCHLLGLLDLAKLHSVSDVCVHAITDGRDTNPTEGVNVIEAIQAHIDKIGVGRISTVCGRYYAMDRDRRWDRVKKAYDLLTEDGEGDGRSASQILKDFYAQDITDEFILPTRVAPGAIEPGDGIIFYNFRPDRARQLCYAFTMPDFDGFERDLIQPLSFVTFTQYDPKLPVKVVFEPQSLTNILGEVIAKKGLRQFRTAETEKYPHVTYFFNGGLEQPFEGEDRELIQSPMVATYDKAPVMSAEAVTDTACAAIKKGIYSLVVMNYANPDMVGHTGNMEAAVQAIEAVDRCLGRLLGCINKMGGTVLITADHGNAEYMRDEEGNPWTAHTTNPVPFILVEGEKRKIPGHGANVVLRNDGRLADIAPTILDILQLPQPNNMTGKSLIEPAGFDVKTNRTPVRISL; from the coding sequence ATGGCAGACGCACCTATAGCTCCTGTGGTGCTAGTTATACTAGATGGTTGGGGTTATCGACAAACCACAGACTACAACGCCATAGCCGTTGCAAATACCCCAGTGATGGATAGTCTCTGGGAAGCCTATCCAAAAACCCTAATCCGTACCTCTGGCAAAGATGTAGGGCTTCCGGAGGGTCAAATGGGTAACTCTGAAGTCGGACACCTTAATATAGGTGCTGGAAGGATTGTCCCACAGGAATTAGTAAGAATCACTGATGCCATTGAGGATGGTTCAATTTTCCAAAGTCCAGTTTTAATTAACCTTTGTGATGAAGTCAAAGGCAGAGGGGGCAAATTACACTTAATTGGACTCTCTTCAGCAGGGGGTGTCCATTCCCATTTGTGTCATTTATTGGGATTATTAGATTTAGCTAAATTACATTCTGTCTCAGATGTCTGTGTTCATGCCATCACCGATGGCCGGGATACTAACCCCACAGAAGGGGTCAATGTTATTGAGGCGATTCAAGCTCATATTGATAAAATCGGCGTAGGACGTATTTCTACTGTCTGTGGACGCTATTATGCAATGGATCGGGATCGTCGTTGGGATCGGGTCAAAAAAGCCTACGATCTTTTAACCGAAGACGGAGAAGGGGACGGACGTTCAGCTTCACAAATTCTCAAAGATTTCTATGCCCAAGATATTACCGATGAGTTTATTTTACCGACTCGCGTTGCTCCTGGGGCAATAGAACCCGGCGATGGCATCATTTTTTATAATTTCCGTCCCGATCGCGCCAGACAATTGTGTTACGCTTTCACTATGCCCGATTTTGACGGATTTGAGCGAGACTTAATTCAACCTCTCAGTTTTGTCACCTTTACTCAATACGATCCCAAGTTACCGGTTAAGGTGGTCTTTGAACCCCAAAGTCTCACCAATATTTTAGGCGAAGTGATTGCTAAAAAAGGACTGCGTCAATTCCGTACCGCAGAAACCGAAAAATATCCCCATGTCACCTACTTTTTTAACGGTGGACTGGAACAACCTTTTGAAGGGGAAGACCGGGAATTAATTCAAAGTCCGATGGTTGCTACTTACGATAAAGCCCCGGTGATGTCGGCGGAGGCGGTGACTGATACAGCTTGCGCGGCGATCAAAAAAGGAATCTATTCTCTAGTGGTGATGAACTATGCTAACCCAGATATGGTGGGTCATACGGGGAATATGGAGGCAGCCGTTCAAGCTATTGAAGCGGTCGATCGCTGTTTAGGACGGTTATTAGGCTGTATCAATAAGATGGGAGGAACGGTTTTAATTACCGCCGATCACGGAAACGCTGAATATATGAGGGATGAAGAAGGAAATCCTTGGACAGCCCACACCACTAACCCTGTTCCTTTTATTTTAGTCGAAGGGGAAAAACGCAAAATCCCCGGTCATGGGGCTAATGTGGTTTTACGGAATGATGGACGGTTAGCGGATATTGCGCCGACGATCCTCGATATTTTACAATTACCCCAACCCAATAATATGACAGGTAAATCTCTCATTGAACCGGCAGGGTTTGATGTAAAAACCAACCGGACACCTGTGCGAATTTCCCTCTAA
- the secG gene encoding preprotein translocase subunit SecG, translating to MNIVELVRIIWAICAGLLIVLVLLHSPKGDGIGGIGGQAQLFTSAKSAEKTLNQVTWTLSILFVALTIVLSAGWLQTPQ from the coding sequence ATGAACATCGTAGAATTAGTGAGAATTATTTGGGCAATTTGTGCCGGGTTATTGATTGTTCTGGTTTTATTACACAGTCCTAAAGGGGATGGAATTGGCGGCATCGGTGGACAAGCGCAATTGTTTACCAGTGCCAAAAGCGCGGAAAAAACCCTTAATCAGGTGACTTGGACTTTGAGTATCCTTTTTGTTGCTTTAACCATTGTCTTAAGCGCCGGTTGGTTACAAACCCCTCAATAG
- a CDS encoding peptidase translates to MIRKTRIGQYLSFSSLVSLLLSLGILTIIWVSGLGVTAKESEGVLPPLQIHPLPSTLKNWHDPQNAGDYFSYLEESPVGSLIWSEFPIKIYWDQPANLVDNSASHQRFQQWVTEVEKAIAEWNSYLPLVEVKQEELGDIIIKRDNPPLGTTINPETGKLEIPRARSAQTSYKFYFKGDNPPVLSHQMIVLISPNLSQELILSAIRHELGHALGIWGHSPVETDALYFSQVRNPPPISVRDINTLKKVYQQPTRLGWTISQRSH, encoded by the coding sequence ATGATTAGGAAGACGAGGATCGGGCAATATCTGTCTTTTAGTTCCCTTGTCTCCTTACTCCTTTCTCTGGGAATATTAACGATTATTTGGGTTTCAGGGTTAGGGGTAACCGCTAAGGAGTCAGAGGGGGTCTTACCGCCTTTACAAATTCATCCTTTACCCTCTACCTTAAAAAATTGGCATGATCCCCAAAATGCCGGGGACTATTTTTCCTATCTGGAGGAAAGTCCGGTCGGGTCTTTAATTTGGTCTGAGTTTCCGATTAAAATATATTGGGATCAACCGGCTAATCTTGTGGATAATTCTGCTAGTCATCAGCGTTTTCAGCAATGGGTGACAGAGGTTGAAAAAGCGATCGCCGAATGGAATTCTTATTTACCATTAGTGGAAGTTAAACAAGAAGAGTTAGGGGATATTATTATTAAGCGGGATAACCCCCCTTTGGGAACAACAATAAACCCAGAAACGGGTAAACTAGAAATTCCTAGGGCCAGATCAGCCCAAACAAGTTATAAGTTTTATTTTAAAGGAGATAATCCTCCGGTTTTATCGCATCAGATGATCGTACTGATTAGTCCGAATTTAAGTCAAGAATTGATTTTATCAGCCATTCGTCATGAATTAGGTCATGCGTTGGGGATTTGGGGTCATAGTCCTGTAGAAACCGACGCGCTATACTTTTCTCAGGTTCGCAATCCGCCCCCTATTTCGGTTCGGGATATTAATACTCTTAAAAAAGTATATCAGCAACCGACTCGTTTAGGGTGGACAATTAGCCAGCGATCGCATTGA
- a CDS encoding aldehyde dehydrogenase family protein has translation MPPLTCLNYINGQWLPAKVRELSESRNPANWSEVVATFPLSTSADVNVAVEAAKNAYPSWRLVPAPERAEYLQRVAQILSQRKEEIATLMTREMGKPIAEARGDVQEGIDCAFYYAGEGRRLFGQTTPSELHNKFAMTMRMPIGVCALITPWNFPVAIPCWKSLPALVCGNTMILKPAKDTPACATALIEVFHQAGFPPGVVNLVHGIGPEVGHDLLEHPEVDLVSFTGSSLVGAQVGEICGRTHKRVCLELGGKNAQIVMEDANLELALEGALWGAFGTTGQRCTATSRLILHRDIKAEFTEKLLEKTAKLRLGSGLDPNTDIGPLISSTQREKVNKYMEIAQEEGAKILCGGNKPQDPALKQGFFFEPTILDGVTSQMRVAQEEIFGPVVCLMEVNSFSEAIALLNDTPYGLSSSIYTQDINRAFQAMRDLEAGITYINGPTIGAEVHLPFGGVKQTGNGHREAGTSALDVFSEWKTVYVDFSGRLQRAQIDNRNRS, from the coding sequence ATGCCCCCTTTAACTTGCCTTAATTATATCAACGGCCAATGGCTACCGGCCAAAGTCAGAGAGCTTTCTGAAAGTCGCAACCCGGCTAACTGGAGTGAAGTGGTTGCTACTTTTCCCTTATCCACGAGTGCTGATGTCAATGTCGCAGTAGAAGCCGCCAAAAACGCTTATCCGAGTTGGCGTTTAGTTCCTGCACCGGAAAGAGCAGAATATCTTCAACGAGTCGCTCAAATTTTATCCCAAAGAAAAGAAGAAATTGCTACCCTAATGACTAGGGAAATGGGAAAACCGATCGCAGAAGCCAGAGGAGATGTACAAGAAGGAATAGACTGCGCCTTTTATTATGCAGGAGAAGGACGGCGTTTATTCGGACAAACGACCCCATCAGAACTCCATAATAAGTTTGCGATGACCATGCGGATGCCTATAGGGGTGTGTGCTTTAATTACCCCTTGGAATTTTCCGGTGGCCATTCCCTGCTGGAAGTCCTTACCGGCTTTAGTTTGTGGCAATACCATGATCCTCAAACCGGCTAAAGATACCCCGGCTTGTGCCACTGCCTTAATAGAAGTTTTCCATCAAGCCGGCTTTCCTCCAGGAGTGGTAAATTTAGTTCATGGTATCGGGCCCGAAGTCGGTCATGATCTCCTAGAACATCCAGAAGTGGATTTAGTTTCCTTTACCGGTTCTTCCCTCGTCGGAGCGCAAGTTGGGGAAATTTGTGGCCGCACCCATAAACGGGTTTGTCTGGAATTAGGCGGAAAAAACGCTCAAATTGTCATGGAAGATGCTAATTTAGAACTGGCATTAGAAGGCGCATTATGGGGAGCGTTTGGCACAACCGGACAACGATGTACCGCCACCAGTCGTTTAATTTTGCATCGGGATATTAAAGCAGAATTTACGGAAAAGTTACTCGAAAAAACGGCAAAACTTCGTCTAGGTTCTGGACTTGATCCCAATACGGATATCGGGCCGTTAATTAGTTCTACTCAACGGGAAAAGGTCAACAAATATATGGAGATTGCCCAAGAAGAAGGGGCTAAAATATTATGTGGAGGGAATAAACCCCAGGATCCGGCCTTAAAACAAGGGTTTTTCTTTGAACCGACCATTTTAGATGGAGTTACCTCTCAAATGCGGGTCGCACAAGAAGAGATTTTTGGCCCTGTTGTGTGTTTAATGGAAGTCAATTCTTTTTCTGAAGCGATCGCCCTGCTCAATGATACACCCTATGGGTTATCGTCTTCGATTTATACCCAAGATATCAACCGAGCTTTTCAGGCCATGCGAGACTTAGAAGCCGGTATTACTTATATTAATGGCCCCACCATAGGAGCAGAAGTACATCTTCCTTTTGGTGGGGTAAAACAAACGGGTAATGGACACCGAGAAGCCGGAACCAGTGCCTTAGATGTGTTTAGTGAATGGAAAACAGTCTATGTTGATTTTTCCGGACGGTTACAACGAGCGCAAATTGATAACCGAAATCGAAGTTAA